A portion of the Lolium rigidum isolate FL_2022 chromosome 1, APGP_CSIRO_Lrig_0.1, whole genome shotgun sequence genome contains these proteins:
- the LOC124691695 gene encoding receptor-like protein kinase HERK 1 isoform X2, whose amino-acid sequence MMGRRKLQVATLAILCLWSSAGICKAQTAEFKPADSYLVDCGAAKGTTVGGRNFAADGASPVTVETSQDILAGTSSNGVSSFDNSALYQTARIFTAPSSYTFPIQKQGRHFVRLYFFPFIYQSYDLATAKFTVSTQDVLLLSDFQQPDKTAPLFKEYSLNITHDKLVISFKPSNGIAFINAIEVISVPDDLIADVAQMVNPVQQYSGLSTQSLETVYRVNMGGPKVSPNNDTLSRNWQNDQKYRLNPSVTKTVVYGKSINYKNGGATSLTAPDIVYGTATELAASNTSNALFNMTWQFDVDAGFSYLIRFHFCDIVSKALNQLYFNAYVGGFYAQHDLDLSEQSMNQLATAIYVDVVLSSNDASSKLSISIGPSTLNNALPDGILNGLEVMKMGSGSGSAFTVGSSGGHKNLGVIIGGALAVIGLVIIILVLILLCRRKKTDDKQHSKTWMPFSINGLTSLSTGSRTSYGTTLTSGMNGGSYGYRFAFNVLQEATNSFDENWVIGVGGFGKVYKGTLRDDTKVAVKRGNPKSQQGLNEFRTEIELLSRLRHRHLVSLIGYCDERNEMILVYEYMENGTVKSHLYGSENPSLNWKQRLEICIGAARGLHYLHTGSAKAIIHRDVKSANILLDENLLAKVADFGLSKTGPELDQTHVSTAVKGSFGYLDPEYFRRQQLTEKSDVYSFGVVMLEVLCARPVIDPSLPREMVNLAEWGMKWQKRGELHQIIDQKLSGAIRPDSLRKFGETVEKCLADYGVERPSMGDVLWNLEYVLQLQDVDSSTVSDVNSMNRIVDLSSQVQHVGALDSISVTMAEGGASHEPDHDLSDVSMSRVFSQLIKAEGR is encoded by the coding sequence ATGATGGGGAGGAGGAAGTTGCAAGTCGCAACCTTGGCGATTTTATGTTTATGGTCATCTGCTGGCATCTGCAAAGCGCAGACAGCGGAATTCAAGCCTGCTGACAGCTACCTCGTTGACTGCGGGGCTGCTAAGGGCACGACGGTCGGCGGGAGGAACTTTGCTGCCGATGGGGCGTCTCCGGTGACAGTGGAAACCTCGCAAGACATCCTTGCTGGAACATCGTCCAACGGGGTGTCCTCGTTTGACAACTCGGCGCTTTACCAGACTGCCCGCATCTTCACGGCCCCTTCATCCTATACCTTCCCCATCCAGAAGCAGGGACGGCATTTTGTTCGTCTCTACTTCTTCCCCTTCATCTACCAGAGCTATGACCTCGCCACCGCCAAGTTCACCGTGTCTACCCAAGATGTGCTCCTGCTTAGTGACTTTCAGCAGCCGGACAAGACCGCACCACTGTTCAAGGAATACTCTCTAAACATCACCCATGACAAGCTTGTTATTTCCTTCAAGCCGTCAAACGGAATCGCGTTCATCAATGCAATTGAAGTGATTTCCGTGCCAGATGATCTCATAGCCGATGTTGCCCAAATGGTCAACCCCGTGCAGCAGTACAGTGGTTTGTCTACACAGTCATTGGAGACGGTGTATCGTGTCAACATGGGTGGTCCGAAGGTCAGTCCGAACAATGATACCCTCTCGAGGAATTGGCAGAATGATCAAAAGTACAGACTGAACCCCAGTGTAACCAAAACAGTTGTATATGGCAAGAGTATCAACTACAAGAATGGCGGAGCAACTTCACTGACTGCACCAGATATTGTCTACGGTACAGCTACAGAATTGGCAGCTTCAAACACGTCAAACGCACTGTTCAACATGACATGGCAGTTTGATGTGGATGCAGGCTTCAGCTATTTGATAAGGTTTCATTTCTGTGATATAGTCAGTAAGGCACTGAACCAGCTCTACTTCAATGCATATGTCGGAGGCTTCTATGCACAGCATGATCTTGATCTCTCAGAGCAGTCAATGAATCAATTGGCTACTGCTATCTATGTTGATGTGGTTCTTTCATCTAATGATGCATCTAGCAAGCTCAGCATCAGCATTGGTCCATCTACCTTGAACAATGCACTCCCTGATGGGATTCTGAATGGCCTTGAGGTTATGAAGATGGGCAGTGGCTCAGGTTCTGCTTTTACTGTTGGATCTTCTGGTGGACACAAAAATTTGGGTGTTATTATTGGCGGAGCCCTTGCGGTTATTGGACTTGTGATAATTATCCTTGTTCTGATACTGCTTTGCCGGAGGAAAAAGACTGATGACAAGCAGCACTCAAAGACTTGGATGCCTTTCTCTATTAATGGGCTGACATCTCTCAGTACAGGAAGTAGAACTTCTTATGGTACTACACTCACATCAGGTATGAATGGAGGAAGCTATGGATATCGCTTCGCCTTCAATGTACTCCAAGAAGCAACAAACAGTTTTGATGAGAACTGGGTGATTGGAGTTGGAGGTTTTGGAAAAGTCTACAAGGGCACTTTAAGGGATGACACAAAGGTTGCAGTGAAGCGAGGAAACCCCAAGTCTCAACAAGGTCTCAATGAGTTCAGGACAGAGATTGAACTCCTTTCCCGTTTGCGTCACCGGCATCTGGTGTCTCTAATTGGGTACTGTGACGAAAGGAATGAGATGATCTTGGTCTACGAGTATATGGAGAATGGGACCGTCAAGAGCCACCTGTATGGTTCAGAAAACCCATCGCTGAACTGGAAGCAGCGTTTGGAGATCTGCATTGGAGCGGCAAGGGGGTTGCATTATCTTCATACTGGTTCTGCAAAGGCAATTATCCACCGTGATGTCAAGTCTGCAAACATCTTGCTTGACGAGAATCTCCTTGCGAAAGTCGCGGACTTTGGGCTGTCAAAGACTGGGCCTGAGCTGGATCAAACTCATGTCAGCACTGCAGTGAAGGGTAGCTTTGGGTATCTCGACCCAGAATATTTTCGAAGGCAGCAGCTCACCGAGAAGTCAGATGTGTATTCCTTCGGTGTTGTCATGCTGGAGGTGCTTTGCGCAAGGCCGGTGATTGACCCTTCGCTGCCGAGGGAAATGGTGAATTTAGCAGAGTGGGGAATGAAGTGGCAGAAGAGAGGAGAGCTGCATCAGATCATCGACCAGAAGCTCTCTGGTGCGATCAGGCCAGATTCTCTAAGGAAGTTCGGTGAAACAGTCGAGAAGTGCCTAGCTGACTATGGTGTCGAGCGGCCATCGATGGGAGACGTCCTCTGGAACTTGGAGTATGTCCTGCAGCTCCAGGATGTGGATTCTTCAACCGTGTCAGATGTAAACAGCATGAACCGGATTGTTGACCTGTCATCGCAAGTTCAGCATGTGGGCGCACTTGATAGCATCAGCGTGACGATGGCAGAAGGCGGAGCTTCACATGAGCCTGATCACGACCTCTCGGATGTGTCGATGAGCAGGGTTTTCTCTCAGCTAATCAAAGCTGAGGGAAGGTGA
- the LOC124691695 gene encoding receptor-like protein kinase HERK 1 isoform X1 — protein MPAVGSSGGPAEVNIMMGRRKLQVATLAILCLWSSAGICKAQTAEFKPADSYLVDCGAAKGTTVGGRNFAADGASPVTVETSQDILAGTSSNGVSSFDNSALYQTARIFTAPSSYTFPIQKQGRHFVRLYFFPFIYQSYDLATAKFTVSTQDVLLLSDFQQPDKTAPLFKEYSLNITHDKLVISFKPSNGIAFINAIEVISVPDDLIADVAQMVNPVQQYSGLSTQSLETVYRVNMGGPKVSPNNDTLSRNWQNDQKYRLNPSVTKTVVYGKSINYKNGGATSLTAPDIVYGTATELAASNTSNALFNMTWQFDVDAGFSYLIRFHFCDIVSKALNQLYFNAYVGGFYAQHDLDLSEQSMNQLATAIYVDVVLSSNDASSKLSISIGPSTLNNALPDGILNGLEVMKMGSGSGSAFTVGSSGGHKNLGVIIGGALAVIGLVIIILVLILLCRRKKTDDKQHSKTWMPFSINGLTSLSTGSRTSYGTTLTSGMNGGSYGYRFAFNVLQEATNSFDENWVIGVGGFGKVYKGTLRDDTKVAVKRGNPKSQQGLNEFRTEIELLSRLRHRHLVSLIGYCDERNEMILVYEYMENGTVKSHLYGSENPSLNWKQRLEICIGAARGLHYLHTGSAKAIIHRDVKSANILLDENLLAKVADFGLSKTGPELDQTHVSTAVKGSFGYLDPEYFRRQQLTEKSDVYSFGVVMLEVLCARPVIDPSLPREMVNLAEWGMKWQKRGELHQIIDQKLSGAIRPDSLRKFGETVEKCLADYGVERPSMGDVLWNLEYVLQLQDVDSSTVSDVNSMNRIVDLSSQVQHVGALDSISVTMAEGGASHEPDHDLSDVSMSRVFSQLIKAEGR, from the coding sequence GTCAACATCATGATGGGGAGGAGGAAGTTGCAAGTCGCAACCTTGGCGATTTTATGTTTATGGTCATCTGCTGGCATCTGCAAAGCGCAGACAGCGGAATTCAAGCCTGCTGACAGCTACCTCGTTGACTGCGGGGCTGCTAAGGGCACGACGGTCGGCGGGAGGAACTTTGCTGCCGATGGGGCGTCTCCGGTGACAGTGGAAACCTCGCAAGACATCCTTGCTGGAACATCGTCCAACGGGGTGTCCTCGTTTGACAACTCGGCGCTTTACCAGACTGCCCGCATCTTCACGGCCCCTTCATCCTATACCTTCCCCATCCAGAAGCAGGGACGGCATTTTGTTCGTCTCTACTTCTTCCCCTTCATCTACCAGAGCTATGACCTCGCCACCGCCAAGTTCACCGTGTCTACCCAAGATGTGCTCCTGCTTAGTGACTTTCAGCAGCCGGACAAGACCGCACCACTGTTCAAGGAATACTCTCTAAACATCACCCATGACAAGCTTGTTATTTCCTTCAAGCCGTCAAACGGAATCGCGTTCATCAATGCAATTGAAGTGATTTCCGTGCCAGATGATCTCATAGCCGATGTTGCCCAAATGGTCAACCCCGTGCAGCAGTACAGTGGTTTGTCTACACAGTCATTGGAGACGGTGTATCGTGTCAACATGGGTGGTCCGAAGGTCAGTCCGAACAATGATACCCTCTCGAGGAATTGGCAGAATGATCAAAAGTACAGACTGAACCCCAGTGTAACCAAAACAGTTGTATATGGCAAGAGTATCAACTACAAGAATGGCGGAGCAACTTCACTGACTGCACCAGATATTGTCTACGGTACAGCTACAGAATTGGCAGCTTCAAACACGTCAAACGCACTGTTCAACATGACATGGCAGTTTGATGTGGATGCAGGCTTCAGCTATTTGATAAGGTTTCATTTCTGTGATATAGTCAGTAAGGCACTGAACCAGCTCTACTTCAATGCATATGTCGGAGGCTTCTATGCACAGCATGATCTTGATCTCTCAGAGCAGTCAATGAATCAATTGGCTACTGCTATCTATGTTGATGTGGTTCTTTCATCTAATGATGCATCTAGCAAGCTCAGCATCAGCATTGGTCCATCTACCTTGAACAATGCACTCCCTGATGGGATTCTGAATGGCCTTGAGGTTATGAAGATGGGCAGTGGCTCAGGTTCTGCTTTTACTGTTGGATCTTCTGGTGGACACAAAAATTTGGGTGTTATTATTGGCGGAGCCCTTGCGGTTATTGGACTTGTGATAATTATCCTTGTTCTGATACTGCTTTGCCGGAGGAAAAAGACTGATGACAAGCAGCACTCAAAGACTTGGATGCCTTTCTCTATTAATGGGCTGACATCTCTCAGTACAGGAAGTAGAACTTCTTATGGTACTACACTCACATCAGGTATGAATGGAGGAAGCTATGGATATCGCTTCGCCTTCAATGTACTCCAAGAAGCAACAAACAGTTTTGATGAGAACTGGGTGATTGGAGTTGGAGGTTTTGGAAAAGTCTACAAGGGCACTTTAAGGGATGACACAAAGGTTGCAGTGAAGCGAGGAAACCCCAAGTCTCAACAAGGTCTCAATGAGTTCAGGACAGAGATTGAACTCCTTTCCCGTTTGCGTCACCGGCATCTGGTGTCTCTAATTGGGTACTGTGACGAAAGGAATGAGATGATCTTGGTCTACGAGTATATGGAGAATGGGACCGTCAAGAGCCACCTGTATGGTTCAGAAAACCCATCGCTGAACTGGAAGCAGCGTTTGGAGATCTGCATTGGAGCGGCAAGGGGGTTGCATTATCTTCATACTGGTTCTGCAAAGGCAATTATCCACCGTGATGTCAAGTCTGCAAACATCTTGCTTGACGAGAATCTCCTTGCGAAAGTCGCGGACTTTGGGCTGTCAAAGACTGGGCCTGAGCTGGATCAAACTCATGTCAGCACTGCAGTGAAGGGTAGCTTTGGGTATCTCGACCCAGAATATTTTCGAAGGCAGCAGCTCACCGAGAAGTCAGATGTGTATTCCTTCGGTGTTGTCATGCTGGAGGTGCTTTGCGCAAGGCCGGTGATTGACCCTTCGCTGCCGAGGGAAATGGTGAATTTAGCAGAGTGGGGAATGAAGTGGCAGAAGAGAGGAGAGCTGCATCAGATCATCGACCAGAAGCTCTCTGGTGCGATCAGGCCAGATTCTCTAAGGAAGTTCGGTGAAACAGTCGAGAAGTGCCTAGCTGACTATGGTGTCGAGCGGCCATCGATGGGAGACGTCCTCTGGAACTTGGAGTATGTCCTGCAGCTCCAGGATGTGGATTCTTCAACCGTGTCAGATGTAAACAGCATGAACCGGATTGTTGACCTGTCATCGCAAGTTCAGCATGTGGGCGCACTTGATAGCATCAGCGTGACGATGGCAGAAGGCGGAGCTTCACATGAGCCTGATCACGACCTCTCGGATGTGTCGATGAGCAGGGTTTTCTCTCAGCTAATCAAAGCTGAGGGAAGGTGA